A genome region from Crossiella equi includes the following:
- a CDS encoding GAP family protein, whose amino-acid sequence MTFLWAVFGLALVDSINPSALAVTIYLLLSGKERPTARVLTYIAAIFTTYLVFGILLMFGLNAIFTSLGDALNSPYAYIIQFVVGLLMLYFAIWPPKKKEDAPRERMPKTQRLPAVFALGVTITAVEFVTALPYIAAIGLLTQQDLGVVQWLPILLAYNAIFILPPLLLLVAYQLFGNKIRPRLERFQEKFRKNSRDTWLWILGIVGFLITRNAFGFLIKYYNIIPPNND is encoded by the coding sequence GTGACCTTCCTGTGGGCCGTGTTCGGGCTAGCGCTCGTCGACAGCATCAACCCTTCGGCTCTGGCCGTCACCATCTACTTGCTGCTCTCCGGCAAGGAACGCCCCACGGCGCGGGTGCTGACGTACATCGCCGCCATCTTCACGACCTACCTGGTCTTCGGCATCCTGCTGATGTTCGGCCTCAACGCGATCTTCACCAGCCTGGGTGACGCGCTGAACTCGCCGTACGCCTACATCATCCAGTTCGTCGTCGGTCTGCTGATGCTGTACTTCGCCATCTGGCCGCCGAAGAAGAAGGAGGACGCGCCGCGCGAGCGCATGCCCAAGACGCAGCGCCTGCCCGCCGTCTTCGCACTGGGCGTCACCATCACCGCGGTCGAGTTCGTCACCGCGCTGCCCTACATCGCCGCGATCGGCCTGCTGACCCAGCAGGATCTCGGCGTTGTGCAGTGGCTGCCCATCCTGCTCGCCTACAACGCGATCTTCATCCTGCCGCCGCTGTTGCTCCTGGTGGCCTACCAGCTCTTCGGCAACAAGATCCGCCCGCGCCTGGAGCGCTTCCAGGAGAAGTTCCGCAAGAACAGCCGGGACACCTGGCTCTGGATCCTGGGTATCGTCGGCTTCCTCATCACGCGCAACGCGTTCGGCTTCTTGATCAAGTACTACAACATCATCCCGCCGAACAACGACTGA
- a CDS encoding SRPBCC family protein, protein MGAPASAEATIEVKATPEAVYALVSDVPNQHRFTQECRGADWLPPATGPAPGARFRGHNQAGKARWSTTCRITAADPGRRFTYRVTGGPIKVATWSWTIEPTPDGCRVTESITDERAAFFRWFFGLVVGVKDRGAHNQRNIEKTLASLKELAESPAS, encoded by the coding sequence ATGGGGGCACCGGCGAGCGCCGAGGCGACGATCGAGGTCAAGGCCACCCCGGAGGCGGTCTACGCCTTGGTCTCGGACGTGCCCAACCAGCACCGCTTCACCCAGGAGTGCCGGGGCGCCGACTGGCTGCCCCCGGCTACCGGTCCGGCCCCGGGCGCCCGCTTCCGCGGCCACAACCAGGCGGGCAAAGCCCGCTGGAGCACCACCTGCCGCATCACCGCCGCGGACCCGGGCCGCCGCTTCACCTACCGCGTGACCGGCGGCCCCATCAAGGTCGCCACGTGGAGCTGGACCATCGAGCCCACCCCCGACGGCTGCCGCGTCACCGAGTCGATCACCGATGAGCGCGCCGCGTTCTTCCGCTGGTTCTTCGGCCTGGTCGTGGGTGTGAAGGACCGGGGCGCGCACAACCAGCGCAACATCGAGAAGACGCTGGCCTCGCTCAAGGAGCTGGCGGAGAGCCCGGCGAGCTGA
- a CDS encoding TetR/AcrR family transcriptional regulator — protein sequence MPRPPAPLLSVDRIRTTALELIDTHGLEALTMRRLAHRLGVQAASLYNHVRTKEQLLQDVANGLAAEVDLSGFGQLDWREAMTVYLRSYRAVLARHPNIVPLLSAGPGTRESGLKLADSVHGGLVSAGWPPRYATMIGAATKYLVFGAAIGSFAEGFVDDERVYAERYPNLAQAHLLRSHTEIDTEAFELALRLMLDGFARLWEELGLSSPGSPPAP from the coding sequence GTGCCAAGACCCCCAGCCCCGCTGCTGTCGGTCGACCGGATACGGACGACCGCGCTGGAGCTGATCGACACCCACGGGCTGGAGGCGCTGACCATGCGCCGCCTGGCCCACCGGCTCGGGGTGCAGGCGGCGTCGCTGTACAACCACGTGCGCACCAAGGAGCAGCTGCTCCAGGACGTGGCCAACGGCCTGGCCGCCGAGGTCGACCTGTCGGGCTTCGGCCAGCTGGACTGGCGCGAGGCGATGACGGTCTACCTGCGCTCCTACCGCGCGGTCCTGGCCCGCCACCCCAACATCGTCCCGCTGCTCTCCGCCGGTCCGGGCACCCGGGAGTCGGGCCTCAAGCTCGCCGACTCGGTGCACGGCGGCCTGGTCTCGGCGGGCTGGCCGCCCCGCTACGCCACCATGATCGGCGCGGCCACCAAGTACCTGGTCTTCGGGGCGGCCATCGGCTCGTTCGCGGAGGGCTTCGTCGACGATGAGCGCGTGTACGCCGAGCGCTACCCGAACCTCGCCCAGGCGCATCTGCTGCGGTCGCACACCGAGATCGACACGGAGGCGTTCGAGCTGGCCCTGCGCCTGATGCTGGACGGCTTCGCGCGGCTGTGGGAGGAGCTGGGGCTCAGCTCGCCGGGCTCTCCGCCAGCTCCTTGA
- a CDS encoding nuclear transport factor 2 family protein — MTARHPSTLEMVQRLLTRFGAQDAAGVAQLFHLDAQCHSSEIPGDPWPSKSRGRREIEAFFLTVFHRLEFQAVTVRKVLVDGDDAVVFGGGRYRATGTGRTFSQDFAVSVSVRGGLIQEYRVVEDTLAISMALGRAYPIY; from the coding sequence ATGACGGCACGACACCCGTCGACCCTGGAGATGGTGCAGCGGCTGCTCACCCGATTCGGCGCGCAGGACGCGGCCGGGGTCGCTCAGCTGTTCCACCTGGACGCGCAGTGCCACTCCTCGGAGATACCGGGAGACCCGTGGCCGTCGAAATCCAGGGGGCGCCGCGAGATCGAGGCGTTTTTCCTCACCGTGTTCCACCGGCTTGAATTCCAGGCGGTGACCGTGCGAAAGGTTCTGGTCGACGGGGACGACGCCGTGGTGTTCGGCGGGGGCAGGTACCGGGCCACCGGCACCGGCCGCACGTTCAGCCAGGATTTCGCGGTGAGCGTTTCGGTGCGCGGCGGCCTGATTCAGGAGTACCGGGTCGTCGAGGACACGCTGGCCATCTCCATGGCACTCGGCCGGGCGTATCCGATTTACTGA
- a CDS encoding ScbR family autoregulator-binding transcription factor codes for MAEQSMFKREQSSSTKQSLLLAAANTFDRKGFLGTNLTDVCASAGVTKGALYCHFPSKEALAVALIETQLRLWHEVRGHLAEQPLSPLQTLIDLSHEFGSRLRTDVRARVGVRLLFEADLFDREAGGQFHGWVTMVRELLILAVSAGQLRPEVHPREAAECLVAAFTGTQLLSRASSGHDDLEARFTELWRLWLPALVRAEELPGLRVGPPGQEDDEVFVPRQTAGIT; via the coding sequence ATGGCGGAGCAGTCGATGTTCAAGCGTGAACAATCGAGCAGCACCAAGCAAAGCCTGCTGCTGGCAGCGGCGAACACTTTCGACCGGAAGGGATTTCTCGGTACCAATCTCACCGACGTATGCGCAAGTGCGGGTGTCACAAAGGGAGCGTTGTACTGCCATTTTCCCTCGAAGGAAGCACTGGCCGTGGCGCTCATCGAGACGCAACTCCGTCTTTGGCACGAAGTGCGCGGCCATTTGGCGGAACAGCCGTTGAGCCCCCTGCAGACCTTGATCGACCTGTCCCACGAGTTCGGCAGCCGCCTACGCACCGACGTGCGCGCCCGGGTCGGGGTGCGGCTGCTGTTCGAGGCGGACCTGTTCGACCGCGAGGCCGGGGGCCAGTTCCACGGCTGGGTGACGATGGTGCGCGAACTGCTGATCTTGGCTGTCTCGGCGGGTCAGCTCCGCCCTGAAGTTCACCCGAGAGAGGCCGCGGAGTGCCTCGTGGCCGCGTTCACCGGCACCCAGCTGCTGTCCCGGGCGAGCAGCGGACACGACGACTTGGAGGCGCGCTTCACCGAGCTGTGGCGGCTGTGGCTGCCCGCGCTGGTGCGCGCGGAGGAGCTGCCCGGTCTGCGGGTGGGTCCGCCGGGCCAGGAGGACGACGAGGTCTTCGTCCCCCGACAAACCGCCGGTATCACCTGA
- a CDS encoding ScbA/BarX family gamma-butyrolactone biosynthesis protein: protein MSGEEGFDTTVPRRLVHREAVAEVLLTRWVRRRTGEFWICAQLPRAHAFYQSQQGSADPLLVLETIRQAGLLVAHLGAGVPLEDRFVMRGMSYAVDSSALRVRDRPVDVQLLLRTRDVRVRPGHTSALGIEVELYRDGRRFGQGSGSMGTFPPAVYTRLRPPRVPAQATAGLPVPIDPVRVGRRDPADVVLSRGNAGNRWLLRVDTRHPALFDHPVDHVPGMVVFEAMRQAVHALAGPGYLASCQARTTRFVELDETAAGNVEVHALAASGGLFWTAVEQHGKRAASAVWRLSGNGGQFGPVS, encoded by the coding sequence ATGAGTGGAGAGGAGGGGTTCGACACGACCGTACCGCGCCGTCTGGTGCACCGCGAGGCCGTCGCCGAGGTGCTGCTCACCCGGTGGGTTCGCAGACGCACCGGCGAGTTCTGGATCTGCGCGCAACTTCCGCGCGCCCATGCGTTCTACCAGTCACAACAGGGGAGTGCCGATCCGCTGCTGGTGCTGGAGACGATTCGACAGGCAGGGCTGCTGGTGGCACACCTCGGTGCCGGTGTCCCGCTCGAGGACCGGTTCGTGATGAGGGGCATGAGTTACGCGGTGGATTCTTCGGCGTTGCGGGTGCGCGACCGGCCAGTGGACGTCCAGTTGCTTCTCCGAACACGGGATGTCCGGGTACGCCCGGGGCACACGAGTGCACTCGGCATCGAGGTCGAGCTGTACCGGGACGGGCGGCGCTTCGGGCAGGGCAGCGGATCGATGGGCACCTTCCCGCCCGCGGTCTACACGCGGCTGCGCCCGCCGAGGGTGCCCGCACAGGCCACGGCCGGGTTGCCGGTGCCCATCGACCCCGTCCGAGTGGGCCGGAGGGATCCCGCCGATGTGGTCCTGAGCAGGGGGAACGCCGGGAACCGGTGGTTGCTGCGGGTGGACACCCGGCACCCGGCGCTGTTCGACCACCCGGTCGACCACGTGCCCGGCATGGTGGTCTTCGAGGCCATGCGCCAGGCCGTGCACGCGCTGGCCGGACCGGGCTACCTGGCGTCCTGCCAGGCTCGCACGACCCGGTTCGTGGAGTTGGACGAGACGGCCGCCGGAAATGTCGAGGTGCACGCGCTGGCGGCGTCCGGGGGCCTTTTCTGGACCGCGGTGGAACAGCACGGAAAACGTGCGGCGAGCGCGGTCTGGCGACTTTCCGGCAACGGCGGACAATTCGGGCCGGTGTCATGA
- a CDS encoding long-chain-fatty-acid--CoA ligase gives MTLSLAMVLAESARLHRERIALVQGDQQLTYPELWERAQRHAAALRDLGVREGDRVAIVAPNVISFAESYYGVLAAGGVVVPIPLLLVPDEAEYLISHAKAKLVLCHVSQLELGAPAAQAAGIELLTLGPATPEHRSLTEIAAGTEPLPRFVTRAPDDPAVVFYTSGTTGRPKGAVLTHLNLVMNATVSAFDVDKIEPGESMLGCLPLFHIFGQSSALNACFRAGAKLVLQPRFDAEEALSIMREHDIAIFQGVPTMYLRLLEITEGRDDLPQLRGCVSGGAPLPVSVLEAFEARFGTEILEGYGLSETSPTATVNQPVFGVKPGSVGHPIWGVEVEIADPGNDEEIVFLPVGDQGEIVIRGHNVFAGYLDNPEATAAAVIDGWFRTGDIGAKDEEGFISIVDRKKDLIIRSGFNVYPREVEEMLMRHPAVSEVSVIGLPDERSGEEVCAVLVLRPGQSVAEEEVVAWCRERLGSHKYPRRVVVVDELPLGPSHKVLKRELRDWVVQGKVK, from the coding sequence ATGACTCTCTCGCTGGCGATGGTCCTCGCCGAGTCGGCGCGGCTGCACCGCGAGCGGATCGCCCTCGTGCAGGGCGACCAGCAGCTCACCTACCCGGAGCTGTGGGAACGGGCCCAGCGGCACGCCGCGGCCCTGCGCGACCTCGGCGTGCGGGAGGGCGACCGGGTGGCCATCGTCGCCCCCAACGTCATCTCCTTCGCCGAGTCCTACTACGGCGTGCTCGCCGCGGGCGGGGTGGTCGTCCCGATCCCGCTGCTGCTGGTCCCGGACGAGGCCGAGTACCTGATCTCGCACGCCAAGGCCAAGCTCGTGCTCTGCCACGTCTCGCAGCTGGAGCTCGGCGCCCCGGCGGCCCAGGCGGCGGGCATCGAGCTGCTCACCCTCGGCCCGGCCACCCCGGAGCACCGCTCGCTCACCGAGATCGCCGCGGGCACCGAGCCGCTGCCGCGCTTCGTGACCAGGGCCCCGGACGACCCGGCCGTGGTCTTCTACACCTCGGGCACCACCGGCCGCCCCAAGGGCGCGGTGCTCACCCACCTGAACCTGGTCATGAACGCCACGGTCAGCGCGTTTGACGTCGACAAGATCGAGCCGGGCGAGTCAATGCTCGGCTGCCTGCCGCTGTTTCACATCTTCGGCCAGTCCAGCGCGCTCAACGCCTGCTTCCGCGCGGGCGCCAAGCTCGTGCTCCAGCCGCGCTTCGACGCCGAGGAAGCGCTTTCGATCATGCGGGAGCACGACATCGCGATCTTCCAGGGCGTGCCGACGATGTACCTGCGGCTGCTGGAGATCACCGAGGGCCGGGACGACCTGCCCCAGCTGCGCGGCTGCGTCTCCGGCGGCGCGCCCCTGCCGGTGTCCGTGCTGGAGGCCTTCGAGGCCCGCTTCGGCACCGAGATCCTGGAGGGCTACGGCCTGTCCGAGACCTCCCCGACCGCCACGGTCAACCAGCCGGTGTTCGGCGTGAAGCCGGGCAGCGTCGGCCACCCGATCTGGGGCGTCGAGGTCGAGATCGCGGACCCGGGCAACGACGAGGAGATCGTGTTCCTCCCGGTCGGCGACCAGGGCGAGATCGTCATCCGCGGCCACAACGTCTTCGCGGGCTACCTCGACAACCCCGAGGCCACGGCAGCGGCGGTGATCGACGGCTGGTTCCGCACCGGCGACATCGGCGCCAAGGACGAGGAGGGCTTCATCTCCATCGTCGACCGCAAGAAGGACTTGATCATCCGCAGCGGGTTCAACGTGTACCCGCGCGAGGTCGAGGAGATGCTCATGCGGCACCCGGCGGTGTCCGAGGTGTCGGTGATCGGCCTGCCGGACGAGCGCAGCGGCGAGGAGGTCTGCGCCGTGCTCGTGCTCCGGCCGGGCCAGTCCGTGGCCGAGGAGGAGGTCGTGGCCTGGTGCCGCGAACGCCTCGGCAGCCACAAGTACCCGCGACGCGTCGTCGTGGTCGACGAACTCCCCCTCGGCCCCAGCCACAAGGTGCTCAAGCGCGAGCTGCGGGACTGGGTCGTGCAGGGCAAGGTCAAGTGA